From Bifidobacterium longum subsp. longum JCM 1217, one genomic window encodes:
- the hrpA gene encoding ATP-dependent RNA helicase HrpA, which yields MKYEYPAELPVSAARDEIASAVKRSQVVIVSGQTGSGKTTQLPKILLELGRGTHGKQIVHTQPRRIAARTVAERIASEMGVKLGDEVGYQVRFTDESSPGTRLRVVTDGILLAQIQRDPKLTRYDTIIIDEAHERSLNIDFLLGYLTALLPQRRDLKLIITSATIDSVKFQEHFEHALHEKVPVIEVSGRTFPVQVVYEPLGTAPALMREVPGFAVGARPGDADYDELASAIAESDSDRPRGRSGASYADDGITDMPTAVARACAELVIHSSHERGPRDILVFASGERDIHEFEAALRHHYGPRADDMRRPDAIEIMPLFARLSAADQHKVFESHLHQRIVIATNVAETSLTVPGIRYVVDPGSARISRYSKTAKVQRLPIEPISQASADQRSGRCGRVADGIAIRLYSREDYETRPRFTEPEILRTSLGAVVLHMLSVGVARTAEDVTNFGFIDPPDMKAVSDGFNELTELKAIGRKRGEVTLTHTGRQLARIPIDVRLGRMVIEAAKTGSPNLLAQVLVVVAFLSLQDPRERPDDKREDADRIHNRYADETSDFLTALNIWDRVFQADGDPSNNALRRICKTEYFSWLRMRQWKDLVSQLRQMCKELKFKVGDPLPASRPGLEIRQLPLNQQAAHSLCCAWDADGIHKSMLAGLLSMMGMQVVREPKASDFAGLTGAARARAMKRAQKQSKNDYQGARGTRFALFPASAVAKKTPSWVMSTELVETSRLWARYSAAIDPAWAEPLAGQLTRTTYAEPHWSGSRGSAVATARVLLYGLPIVQDRAVQWGRINPLEARDFLIRQGLVEGDIQQRFSYDDFVGKNRDILEDAADDASRTRQLADTVSDEDLFDFYNAVIPNDVTSVADLAKWWKSEHDRQPNLLDFDPAKVERLASSDSVSLDDYPDHWHTTGSDGQPIDLRLSYVYDPADPADGVTVHVPLKALSRITPDQFTWNVPGLLDELILSMIKALPKQLRVQFVPAPDAARAIRDWIDEHYPDLPGSGSQQKPNLPPVDEDGTTVGWPDLAHVFTKAAIATKGAQIHPEVLGPELVERLSPYLRVTFSVEQQLPAGKHPRGRRHARGPIKVLGVSKDLKALQRKFAAQAEASARQMVKKQADQAGEQGKLVSQANLLHKAGATTESRATMLWRGALDALRLPAERISSRWLGTEALMLASAPYKSTKDLVEDLQLATVKRLMPNVDRLSDDEALANAVLDVREVYEDTVYQVAHDVIAVLKAYAEVDKATGGKADLPMLSVLQSIRDHIATLVYPGFIGRTPPDALKSLSRYLRADLSRLNKAKTDKNRDVKWAWQADEARQVVDKALARAKAEPAGPKHEALMKQAEQARWMLEEFYVSLWAQELGTKGPASLNRIKKALA from the coding sequence ATGAAATATGAGTATCCCGCAGAACTTCCCGTATCTGCCGCGCGTGATGAGATAGCCAGCGCGGTCAAACGTTCCCAAGTCGTTATTGTGTCCGGCCAGACCGGTTCGGGCAAAACCACACAGCTGCCGAAAATCCTGCTTGAGCTTGGCCGTGGCACGCACGGCAAGCAGATCGTGCACACCCAGCCTCGCCGTATCGCCGCACGCACGGTGGCCGAACGTATCGCCTCGGAGATGGGCGTGAAGCTCGGTGACGAGGTCGGCTATCAGGTGCGTTTCACCGACGAAAGCTCGCCCGGCACACGATTGAGGGTCGTGACCGACGGTATTCTGCTCGCCCAGATCCAGCGCGATCCGAAACTCACCCGATACGATACGATCATCATCGACGAGGCGCATGAGCGCAGTCTTAACATCGACTTTCTGCTCGGCTATCTGACGGCACTGCTGCCTCAGCGCCGCGATCTGAAGCTCATCATTACCTCCGCGACCATCGATTCGGTCAAGTTCCAGGAGCATTTCGAGCACGCCTTGCATGAGAAGGTGCCGGTAATCGAGGTTTCCGGCCGCACCTTCCCCGTGCAGGTGGTCTACGAGCCGCTTGGCACCGCGCCCGCGTTGATGCGCGAAGTGCCGGGATTCGCGGTGGGCGCCCGCCCCGGCGACGCCGATTACGACGAGCTGGCCAGCGCCATCGCGGAATCCGATTCCGACCGGCCCCGCGGCCGGTCCGGTGCCTCCTATGCCGATGACGGCATCACCGATATGCCTACCGCCGTGGCTCGAGCCTGCGCCGAGCTGGTGATTCACTCCTCCCACGAGCGCGGTCCCCGCGATATTCTGGTCTTCGCCTCCGGCGAGCGCGACATCCACGAGTTCGAGGCCGCACTGCGGCATCATTACGGCCCGCGCGCCGACGACATGCGCCGGCCGGATGCCATCGAGATCATGCCGCTGTTCGCGCGACTGTCCGCCGCCGACCAGCATAAGGTGTTTGAATCGCACCTTCACCAGCGCATCGTCATTGCCACCAATGTGGCTGAGACCTCGCTGACCGTGCCCGGTATCCGGTATGTGGTGGACCCCGGTTCCGCCCGTATCTCCCGGTATTCGAAGACCGCAAAGGTTCAGCGTCTGCCGATCGAGCCGATCAGCCAGGCCAGTGCCGACCAGAGGTCCGGCCGATGCGGCCGTGTGGCCGACGGCATCGCGATCCGCCTGTATTCGCGTGAGGATTACGAGACCCGTCCGCGCTTCACCGAGCCGGAAATCCTGCGTACCTCGCTGGGTGCCGTGGTACTCCACATGCTGTCGGTGGGCGTGGCCCGCACGGCCGAGGACGTCACGAACTTCGGGTTCATCGATCCGCCGGATATGAAGGCCGTGTCGGACGGTTTCAATGAGCTCACCGAGCTCAAGGCCATCGGCCGCAAGCGCGGCGAGGTGACGCTCACCCATACCGGTCGTCAGCTGGCGCGCATCCCCATCGACGTGCGTCTGGGACGTATGGTTATCGAGGCCGCGAAAACCGGTTCGCCGAATCTTCTGGCCCAGGTGCTCGTGGTCGTGGCGTTCCTGAGCTTGCAGGACCCACGTGAACGCCCGGACGACAAGCGTGAGGATGCCGACCGCATCCACAACCGGTATGCGGATGAGACCTCCGACTTCCTGACGGCCCTGAATATCTGGGACCGCGTGTTCCAAGCAGACGGCGACCCGAGCAACAACGCGCTGCGCCGTATCTGCAAAACCGAGTATTTCAGCTGGCTGAGGATGCGCCAGTGGAAAGATCTCGTCTCCCAGCTACGCCAGATGTGCAAGGAGCTGAAGTTCAAGGTCGGCGACCCGCTGCCCGCCTCCCGCCCAGGCTTGGAGATCCGCCAGCTGCCGTTGAATCAGCAGGCCGCGCATTCGCTGTGCTGCGCGTGGGATGCGGACGGCATCCACAAGTCGATGCTCGCCGGATTGCTGTCGATGATGGGCATGCAGGTGGTGCGCGAGCCCAAGGCCTCCGATTTCGCGGGGCTGACCGGTGCGGCGCGCGCCCGTGCGATGAAACGCGCCCAGAAGCAGTCGAAGAACGATTATCAGGGCGCACGCGGCACCCGTTTCGCCCTGTTCCCCGCTTCCGCCGTGGCCAAGAAGACCCCGTCATGGGTGATGAGCACCGAACTGGTGGAAACCTCTCGCCTGTGGGCCCGCTATTCGGCGGCCATCGACCCCGCGTGGGCCGAACCGTTGGCCGGCCAATTGACCCGCACCACGTATGCGGAGCCGCACTGGTCGGGTTCGCGTGGCTCGGCTGTGGCCACCGCGCGCGTGCTGCTGTATGGTCTGCCGATCGTACAGGACCGTGCCGTGCAGTGGGGACGCATCAATCCACTTGAGGCGCGCGACTTCCTGATTCGCCAGGGTCTGGTCGAGGGCGATATTCAGCAGCGTTTCAGTTACGACGACTTCGTGGGCAAAAACCGCGACATTCTCGAGGATGCCGCCGATGATGCGAGCCGCACCCGCCAGCTGGCGGATACCGTGTCCGACGAGGATCTGTTCGACTTCTACAACGCGGTCATTCCCAACGATGTGACCAGCGTGGCCGATCTGGCGAAATGGTGGAAGTCCGAGCATGACCGTCAGCCGAATCTGCTTGATTTCGACCCGGCCAAGGTGGAGCGTCTGGCATCCAGCGATTCGGTGAGTCTGGACGATTACCCCGACCATTGGCATACGACCGGATCGGACGGCCAACCCATCGACCTGCGTCTGAGCTACGTGTACGATCCGGCCGACCCGGCCGACGGCGTCACCGTGCATGTGCCGTTGAAGGCGCTCTCGCGTATCACGCCCGACCAGTTCACATGGAATGTGCCGGGTCTGTTGGATGAGCTGATCCTGTCGATGATCAAGGCGCTGCCCAAGCAGCTGCGCGTCCAGTTCGTGCCGGCCCCGGATGCCGCGCGTGCGATTCGTGACTGGATCGACGAGCATTACCCGGATCTGCCGGGCTCGGGCTCGCAGCAGAAGCCGAATCTGCCGCCGGTGGATGAGGATGGCACGACCGTTGGCTGGCCCGATCTGGCACATGTGTTCACCAAGGCGGCCATCGCCACCAAGGGTGCGCAGATTCATCCCGAAGTGTTGGGGCCGGAACTGGTCGAGCGTCTTTCCCCGTATCTCAGAGTCACGTTCTCGGTGGAGCAGCAACTGCCGGCCGGCAAGCACCCTCGTGGACGCCGGCATGCGCGCGGCCCCATCAAGGTGCTGGGTGTGTCCAAGGATCTGAAGGCGCTGCAACGCAAGTTCGCCGCGCAGGCGGAGGCGTCGGCCCGTCAAATGGTCAAGAAGCAGGCCGATCAGGCTGGAGAACAGGGCAAGCTGGTCAGTCAGGCGAACCTGTTGCATAAGGCGGGTGCCACCACCGAGTCCCGGGCCACGATGCTCTGGCGTGGCGCATTGGATGCGTTGCGATTGCCGGCCGAACGCATTTCGTCGCGCTGGCTGGGTACCGAGGCGTTGATGCTGGCTTCTGCTCCGTACAAGTCCACCAAGGATCTGGTCGAAGACCTGCAGCTGGCCACGGTCAAACGGCTGATGCCGAATGTCGACAGGCTCTCGGACGATGAGGCGTTAGCCAATGCGGTGCTCGATGTGCGCGAAGTGTACGAGGACACCGTCTATCAGGTGGCGCATGACGTGATCGCCGTGCTCAAGGCTTATGCCGAGGTCGACAAGGCCACTGGCGGCAAGGCTGATCTGCCGATGCTTTCGGTGTTGCAGTCGATTCGCGACCATATCGCCACGCTCGTCTACCCCGGATTCATCGGGCGCACTCCCCCGGATGCGCTGAAGTCGTTGAGCCGATATTTGAGAGCCGATCTGAGCCGACTCAATAAGGCGAAAACCGATAAGAACCGTGATGTCAAGTGGGCTTGGCAGGCCGACGAGGCCCGTCAGGTGGTTGATAAGGCGTTGGCCCGTGCCAAGGCGGAGCCGGCCGGCCCGAAGCATGAGGCATTGATGAAGCAGGCCGAACAGGCCCGTTGGATGCTTGAAGAGTTCTACGTGTCCCTATGGGCGCAGGAGCTTGGCACCAAGGGGCCGGCTTCGCTCAACCGTATCAAGAAAGCGCTGGCGTGA